One Rosa chinensis cultivar Old Blush chromosome 5, RchiOBHm-V2, whole genome shotgun sequence genomic region harbors:
- the LOC112166539 gene encoding epidermis-specific secreted glycoprotein EP1, whose protein sequence is MSSPTFTNPLLSLFLFSIFAFTAQAQVPANETFTLINEGEFGPYVVEYFGDYRMLPQVFSSPFQLGFYNTTPNAFTLALRMGLTRSESLMRWVWEANRGNPVGENATFSLGTDGNLVLANADGRVAWQTNTSNKGVVGFTLLPTGNMVLYDARGNFVWQSFDSPTDTLLVGQSLRASGVSKLVSRASEKENKDGPYSLVLEPKGLLLYYKSSISKKSLLYSQFTNIQQGTLDNVTLNSATDDGFVWDLSLLTSGGNNLYLARPKFNGTLTYLRLGIDGNIKLYTYYGQVDSWEQTFTLFDRDSNFETECQLPERCGSLGVCEDNQCVACPTSNGLSGWSKTCAPEKLTSCKANSFRYYKVEGVDHFLSKYNTGSATKEVDCGKKCSSDCKCLGYFYNRDTSRCLIAYELKTLTKVANSTHVGFIKAPNH, encoded by the coding sequence ATGTCTTCCCCTACATTTACAAATCCATTGCTCTCCCTGTTTCTTTTCTCCATCTTTGCTTTCACTGCTCAAGCTCAAGTTCCTGCAAATGAAACTTTCACGCTTATCAATGAGGGAGAATTCGGGCCTTATGTTGTCGAGTATTTCGGAGACTACCGTATGCTGCCTCAGGTCTTCAGCTCCCCTTTTCAGCTTGGTTTCTATAACACCACCCCTAATGCCTTCACTCTTGCTCTTCGTATGGGTTTGACACGTTCGGAGTCACTCATGCGTTGGGTTTGGGAGGCCAACCGTGGAAACCCTGTTGGCGAAAATGCCACTTTCTCTTTGGGGACCGACGGGAACCTCGTCTTGGCCAATGCCGATGGCCGTGTGGCGTGGCAAACCAACACTAGCAACAAAGGTGTAGTAGGTTTCACATTGCTTCCCACCGGCAACATGGTCCTATATGACGCAAGGGGTAACTTTGTTTGGCAGAGTTTTGACTCCCCTACCGACACTTTGTTGGTGGGTCAATCTCTACGAGCTAGCGGAGTAAGCAAGCTTGTGAGCCGGGCGTcggagaaagaaaacaaagatggTCCTTACAGCCTGGTCTTGGAGCCAAAGGGATTGCTTTTGTACTACAAGAGCAGCATCTCCAAAAAGTCACTGCTCTACTCTCAATTCACTAACATTCAGCAGGGAACTTTGGATAATGTGACGTTGAACAGCGCCACTGATGATGGTTTTGTTTGGGACTTATCTTTATTGACCTCGGGTGGAAACAATCTCTATCTAGCTAGACCTAAATTCAATGGCACCTTGACATACCTCAGGCTCGGAATTGATGGAAACATCAAGCTTTACACTTACTACGGCCAGGTAGATTCATGGGAGCAGACCTTCACTCTTTTCGACAGGGACTCAAACTTTGAAACCGAGTGCCAGTTGCCGGAGCGATGCGGGAGCTTGGGCGTTTGCGAGGACAACCAGTGCGTTGCTTGCCCAACGTCTAACGGACTATCGGGTTGGAGCAAGACTTGTGCGCCGGAGAAGCTAACTTCATGCAAGGCAAACAGCTTTCGCTACTACAAGGTTGAAGGTGTAGATCATTTCTTGAGCAAGTATAATACAGGATCAGCTACAAAGGAGGTCGACTGTGGTAAGAAGTGTAGTTCCGACTGCAAGTGTCTGGGCTACTTTTACAACAGGGATACGTCAAGGTGTTTGATAGCTTATGAGTTGAAGACCTTGACCAAAGTTGCAAATTCAACACATGTGGGTTTCATCAAGGCACCAAACCACTAG